Genomic window (Streptomyces sp. RerS4):
GAGGCGGGCGGCGCGGGCTGGGACGACGTGATGATGCTGCGCGTCTACCTGACGGACACGGGCCACTTCGCCGAGATGAACGAGATCTACAACGCCTACTTCGACGAGCAGGGCCTCAAGGAGGCCCCGGCGGCCCGCACCACCGTCTACGTGGGGCTCCCGGCCGGTCTGCTGATCGAGATCGACGCGCTGGCCGTACTGGGCTGACCGGCGCGCCGCGCGCGCGGGAAGGGCGCCCCCCTGGCGGTGGGGCGCCCTCGTCCCGGGTCGGGACACGCAGGAGGCTAGGAGCAGTACTGCGCTTCCTTGCCGATCGAGCGGTACATGCAGTCCGCGTTCTCCAGGAGCTGGAGCACGGCCTCCTTGTTGCGGCTCGTCTCGCGGTCGATCACCTCGTCGGGCGGGTAGAAGCCGCCGCCGCCCGAGCCGGCCGGGTACATCTCGAAGGTGTACCCGAAGATCTTCTGGTCGCCCCACAGCCAGTCGTCGATCGTGCCGTCGGTGATGTACAGGTCGCTCGACTGCTCGGGCGTGTAGCCGTTGCTCGCCGCCATGCTCGTGCCGACCTTCTTGAAGGCGGCGAGGTCGTCGGCGGTCAGGCCCGGGGCGGTGTCGTTGTAGGTCCAGCCGAAGGGCCAGAGGACCAGCTCGCTGTACGTGTGGAAGTCGATGGCGGCCTTGATCTGCTGCTTGCCGCCCACCACCCGGCCGCGCACGAAGTCGGAGACCGCCTTCACCTCGGGGGCGGACTCGGCGGCCGGCCCGCGGTAGGTCTCGGAGCCCTTGCTGCCGCTGGAGCCGCCGCAGCAGCCCCACTTGTAGTTCCAGTTCCGGTTCTCGTCGGTGCCGACGTAGGAGGAGCCGGCGTTGGGCTGGCGGTTCTTGCGCCACGAGCGGTAGGAGCCGGTGGCGATGTCGTACTCGCCGCCGTCGGGGTTGAGGTCCGGGATGATCCAGATCTCGCGGGCGTTGACCATGTTCGTGACGCGGGACTCGGCGCCGTACTTGGAACCGAGCTCCTTGAGCAGGTACAGGGCCATCTCGACGGTGAGGTGCTCACGGGCGTGCTGGTGGGCCGTGAAGAGCACCTCGGGCTCGGCCTCGTCCGTGGCCACGTTGTCGCTGATCTTGATCGCGACCAGGTCGCGGCCCTGGTAGGACTTCCCGATGACCCGCTTGCTCATGATCCCGGGGTACTGGGCGATGCGCTGGTCGATCTCCGCGTTCGCCTCGGCGTAGTTGTGGTAGCGCGAGTCCGCCGACGGGAAGTCGTTCGGGCTCGCCGCGATCCCGCGCTCGGAGCGGTCCGGCGGGCCGGGCAGGGCGTTCAACCGGTAGCCCAGCGCCCGCAGGGCCTTGGCCTGCGCGGGGTCGGCGGTGACCACGACCGAGTGCGCGTCCACCTCGTCGATGGAGACGCCCGTACGGGTCAGGGCCGAGCGCTCCGCCGGCGTGGCCGGGCCGTGGATCTCGTACTGGCCGAGGGCCTCGTCCTGGGTGGCGGTGGACGGGGTCGGCGGTGGCGCTGCCGTCGCGCTCATGCCGTAGGCGGGTGCGCCGAGCGCGAGCGCCAGCAGGGCCGCCGTGACGGCGGCCCTCCGGCGGGTATGGAGCCGCATGCGTTTCTCCTGGGTCGGGAGTGTGGGGGGTAGCCGTGCGGACGCGCACAGCGTGCTCTCATGGCATGTCCGGGTCAAGAACGCGTGGTGCGTTCCGAGCCGATTCAGGCCACCCCCACAGCTACCGCCTACGGGAGCCCGTGGACCTTCGGACCCACCGTGTTCGACCAGGTGCTACCCGCCTTGGCGTCCCAGTTGGTCGACCAGGTCATCGCACCGCGCAGCCCGGGGTAGGTCTTCGACGGCTTGAAGGACCCGCAGTTCGTGCCGCGGGCCAGGCAGTCGAGGGCGTTGTTGACGATGGTCGGGGAGACGTAGCCGCTGCCGGCGCCGCTCGGCGAGGCCGGGACCCCGATGCCCACCTGGGACGGGTCGAGGCCGCCCTCCAGCTGGATGCAGGCCAGGGCCGTCAGGAAGTCCACCGAGCCCTGGGAGTAGACCTTGCCGTCGCAGCCGTTCATCGAGCCGCTGTTGTAGTACTGCATGTTGACGACGGTGAGGATGTCCTTGATGTTCAGCGCCGTCTTGAAGTAGCCGCCCTGCGTGGACTGCATGTCGATGGTCTGCGGGGCCATGGTGATGACGAGCGAGGGGCCCGCCTTCGCCGACAGGGCGCGCAGGGCCTGCGTCATGTAGGTCGGGTTGAGGCCGTTCTCCAGGTCGATGTCGATCCCGGTGAAGCCGTACTCCTGCATCAGCGCCCAGGCGGAGTTCGCCAGGTTGTTCGCCGAGGCGGAGTCGTTGACGGTGATGGTGCCCTTCTCGCCGCCGATGGAGAGGATGACGGACTTGCCGGCCGCCTTCTTCGCGGCGATGTCGGCCTTGAACTGCGCCACCGTGTAGCCGCCGAGGCCCGCCGAGTCGAGGTTGAAGGCGATGGCGCCCGGCGTGGTCGTGGCGTCGGCGAAGGAGACGGCGATGATGTCGTACTGCGCCGAGACGTCGGAGAGCTTCTGGACGGTCGCGCCGTTGTTGAAGTTCTGCCAGTAGCCGGTCAGGGCGTGCTTGGGCACCGAGGGGTTCGGGTTCGGGTCGCCGCCGCCGGTCGTGGTGCCGGTCACCGGCGCCGACCGGGGGCCCTCGCCCGCCGCGTTGTACGCGCTCACCTGGAAGGAGTAGGAGGTGGACGGGGACAGGCCGGTGATCGGGGTGCTCGTGCCGGACACCGTCTGTACGCGGGTCCCGTCCCGGTAGACGTGGTAGCCGGCCGCCCCGCTGACCGCGTTCCACGAAAGGGTGAGGCCGTTCGCGCTCTGGCCGGAAACGGCGGCTCCCGCCGGGGCGCCGGGGACGCTCGGGCCGGGGTCGGTGCCGCCGCCGCCGTCCGGACCGAAGACGCTGAACTCGTCCACCACGTAGGCGGGCTGGCCGTACCAGCCGTGCGTGTGGACGGTGACCTGGGTGGTGTTCGCCCCGGTGGTGAACGTGGTCGACAGCTTCTGCCAGCCGGAGCCGGAGCCGGGGGTCCAGGTGGAGACGTCCTGGGTGCCGGTGCCGGTCGCGCCGAGGTAGACGTAGCTGCCCTGGACCTGGGCGCTCAGGGTGTACGTGGAATTCGGCTTGACCGTGACGGTCTGGCTGCAGCGCGCGTTGTCCGAACCCGCCGGGGTGGCCTTGAGGGCGCCCGCGCCGGCGAACACCGGGGAGGCGACGACGGCGCCCGACCCGCCGGAGCAGGACCAGTTGGCGAGGCCGGACTCGAAGCCTGCGTTACGGGCGACGTTGACGTCGGCGGCCTGGGCGGTGCCCGTCGCCAGGGCGGAGAGGCCGCCGGCGGCGAGGGCCGCGGCACCCAACAGGGCGAGGGATCGTATGCGGTTCACATGGGCTCCGTGGGGGGAGGAAGGGAAGGAGTGAACGAGGGGCGGTACGCGAGACAAGAGGGGGGAGTGGGGATCCCCCGGGTCGGACGTCGCACGCGAGTTCCGGTGCGGCCAAGGTGGTCCAGACCAATCCCCGTGTCAAGAGTGTTTGCGAAGTGGCTTGAAATGAACGGACACCCGATCCCTGTTGTCCGGGTTTCCGAGCACCTGTGACATGTGCTTCCGGCACAGGAATCACCAAGGCCCTGCCCTGTCAGGGGCGTCGCGGATAAGGTGCTCGGGCAAGGGGGAAGCGCGTCGATCGTTTGCGGTCGCGCAGTACGTGCGCGTACGTGACGACCACGCCAACGGGCGTGGCGTAACGGGTGAACGGGGGGATTCACGTGCCGACCGCCATCGCTGTCACCAGCGCCGACCTGGTGCTGCCGGCCCCTGACCGGCACACCCCGGGAGCCGCCGTCCTGCGCCCGTCCGGCGAGGCCGACCTGGAGGCCTCGCTCGCCGAGACCACCGCCCTGCTGGAGCGCCACGGCCACCTGCTGGTCGTCGTACCGCCGTGGCTGCCGGCGGCCGTCACACGCCGGCTGTACACCGTCCGGGCCATCCTGGAGAGCGATCGGATCGCGCTCCTCGACATCGATCTGCCGCCGCTCGGCGTCGCCGTGCTGGTGCGTCAGCTGCGCCAGCTCACCGTCTGCGACTTCAGCCCCGGCGTGATCGCCTCCGCCGCCCGCCTGCTGTCCCACTACGTCTACGCGGGCGCCCTGCTGGGCACCGTCGCGAAGCTGGACCGGGTGCCCGTCGGGCTGAAGGCGCACGCGCGGTCCTGGTCGCCGTCCGCCCAGTTCGCCGTACTCGCCCATCCACAGCCGCACCTCGCCCGGCTCGGGGCCGCGCCCGCGCCCGGGGCCTCCGTCCTGCCGCCCGGACCCACCTTCGCCACGCACCTGACGTTCGCGCGCGGGCAGCTGACCTCCGACTGGGTGACCGCCGAACTGGCACCCGCCTGGCAGGTGCAGGGCGTCATGGAGAACCCGCTGCCGGCCGACTCCGCCGGCTGGTGGGCGACCCCGAAGCTCGTCGAGTTCGCCGCCGCCATCCCGGACGTGTCCGTGCTCTACCAACTCGTCGCCTCGGTCCGCCGCGAGCGCTGCCGCTGGTGCGGCCTCGAACTCATCGGCGACCGCTGCGGCTTCTGCGCCGCCCCGCTGGCCCCGCCGCCCGCCGCACCACCACACGCCACGGCCCCGCACGCCACGGCACCGTCCGCGAGCCCCGTGTCGTCAGGCGCGCGGGCGCACGCGCGCACCCGCTCCAGATCCCGATCCTGACCGGCCCGAACGAACGAAGAACGGCGAGGTAGTACGGCCCATGAACTCACGCCAGCGCCGCGGCGTCATCCTGCTCCTGCTGTCGGTCCTGTGCGCCCTCGCGGCCTTCGGCGGGGTCCTCGTGGTCATCGGCGACGTCAACTCCAAGGTCGGGTCCGAGGTGGTCGCGTACCGGGTCAAGGGCGACATCGCGCCGTACAGCCCGCTCACGGCGGGCCAGTTCGAGCAGGTCACCGTCCCCAAGCGATGGCTCTCCGAGACCGCCGTCACCGACCTCGGCGCGCTCCAGGGCAAGATCGCGCTCACCACCCTGAAGAAGGGCTCGCTCCTGCAGAGCGACATGGTCGTCGACAAACCGCAGCTCCAGGCCGGCGAGCAGGAGATCGCCATCATGGTCGACGCGGAGACGGGCGTGGCCGGCAAGATCACCTCCGGCGCCAAGGTCAACATCATCGCCACCTTCAAGGGCGCCAAGGAGACCGACCCCGCCCGGTCCGTGATCATCGTCCCGAACGCCCGCGTCCTCGGCGTCGGCAAACTGACCTCCCTGGAGAAGGACGGCAACAAACAGGGTCCCGCCGAGGTCGTCCCGATCACCTTCGCCCTGAACACCAAGGACACCCAGCGCGTCGCCTACGCCGAGTCCTTCGCCGTGCACGTCCGCCTGGCCCTGGTGGCCCCCGGCACCGAATCCGCGCCCGGCCCGAGCGAGCGCACGTACACCCTCGACGGGGACAAGTGAGGCCCGGATGACCACCCGAATCCTCCCCGCGGCCGCCGACCCGGACGCCGCCCGCGCCATCGTGGCCCTCATCGGCCAACTCCCGGACGCCGAACCGGCCGCCCCCGTCCCCGACTCGACCAGCCTGCTCGACACCCTCGCCCGCCTCGCCGCCGCATCCGTGGACGAGCTGCCCGAGGTGGTCCTCGTCCACGAGCGGATCGGGCCGGTGCCCGCCCTGGAACTGATCCGCGAGGTCGCCCTGCGCTTCCCCGCGGTCGGCGTGGTCCTGCTGTCCTCGGAGGCCGGCCCCGGCCTGTTCTCCGCTGCCATGGACTCCGGCGCCCGGGGCCTGATCGGCCTGCCGCTCGGCTACGAGGAGCTCGCCGCCCGCGTCCAGGCCGCCGCCCAGTGGGCCGTCGGCGTACGCCGCCACCTGGGCGGAGGCGTGCGCGTGCCGACCGGGCCGGGCGGGCGGGTCGTCACCGTCACCGGGGCCAAGGGCGGCGTCGGCACCACCTTCACCGCCGTGCAGTTCGCGCTGGCGGCGGCCGCCGCCGGACGGCGTACCGCCCTGGTCGACCTCGACCTCCAGGCCGGCGACGTCGGCTCCTACCTCGACGTGCAGTTCCGCCGCTCCATCGCCGACCTCGCCGGCATCCAGGACATCTCCCCCCGGGTCCTCCAGGACGCCGTCTACGACGACCGCACCGGCCTCGCCCTGCTGCTGGCCCCGGCCGACGGCGAGCGGGGCGAGGAGGTCGACGAACGGGCCGCCCGCCAGGTCATCGGCGCGCTGCGGGCCCGCTACGAACTCGTCGTCATCGACTGCGGCACCGTCGTCACCGGCGCCAACGCCACCGCCGTGGAACTCGCCGACGTCGCCGTCATGGTCACCACCCCCGACGTGGTCGCCGTACGGGCCGCCAAGCGGATGGTCCGGATGTGGGAACGGCTCCAGGTCCGCAAGGCCGAGGAGACCACGATGGTGGTCAACCGCTGGAGCAAGCACACCGAGATCCAGCCCGCCCTCATCCAGAAGATCACCCGGACCCGCCCCACCCGCACCCCGGTCCCCGCCGCCTTCAAGGAACTCCAGGCGGTCGTCGACGCCGGCCGGGTCCAGGACCTCGACAACCGCTCGACGGTCAAGCAGGCCCTGTGGACCCTGGCCGGCGAACTGGGCCTGCTCACCGCCCCCGGCGAGGCCGCCGCGATCCCGGACCAGGGCGCCCTGGCGCCGGCTCCGACTCCGGTCGGCCGCTCCGGCGGCGCGGCCCTGGCGGTCCGCGCGGCCGGCCCGGTGGCCCGCCTGCGGCGCGGCCGGGAGGGCTGAGACATGCCCGTACGCCGGGACCGGAGGAGTGACCGCGGCCAGGTGGCCGTCGAGTTCGTCGGGATGGTCCCGCTCATCCTGCTGCTCGTCGCGGCGGTGTGGGAGTGCGTACTGATCGGCTACGCCTTCTCCCTCGTCGGCAACGCGGCCGACGAGGCGGCGCGCGCGGGGGCGGTGAAGGACGACGGGGCGTGTGTCGCCGCCGCGGGGGAGCACATCGGTTCGGCCTGGGGGATGGCCGTCGACTGCGGTCAGGCCGGCGACGTCTACAAGGCGACCGTGACGGTGCGGATCCCGGTCCTCTTCCCCGGACTGAACTTCGGCGAGCTGGACGGCACCGCCGGCGCGGCCATGGAGAGGGAGGAGTGAGGACGTGAGGACACCGCGCACACGCTCCGACCGGGGTCAGGTCGCCCTGGAGTACATCGGCTTCGTCCCCATCCTGCTGTTCGTCGCGCTCTGCGGGATCCAGCTCGGCTGGGTGGCGTACGTCCACGAACAGGCGGACACCGCCGCCCGTACGGCGGCCCGGGTGGAGGCCCGTAAGGGCACCGGCGGGGAGGCGGCGGGCAAGGCGGCCGTGCGGGGAGGACTCACCGCGAAGGTCGTCGTGACGAAGGACGACGACGCCGTCACCGCGAACGTCTCCATCACGATCAACTCGATCATTCCCGGTCTGAACCCCGAACCGGCGAAGGCCACCGCCGTCATGCCCAACGACGACCCGAAGGGACCCTGACCATGAGCCTGCGTTCCCGGGTCACCACCCCCGACGACAGCCGCGGTCCCCGCGAGGACGGCCGGCTGGTCTCCTCGTACCGGGCCAAACTGCTGGAGGAGATCGACCTCGCCGAGATGTCCGCGCTCGCGCCCGCCGAGCGCCGGGCGCGCCTGGAGCGGGTCCTCGGGCACATCATCAGCCGCGAGGGCCCCGTCCTGTCCACCGTCGAACGGGCCCAGCTGATCCGCCGGGTCGTCGACGAGGCCCTCGGCCTCGGCGTGCTGGAGCCGCTCCTCGAAGACGCCTCCATCTCCGAGATCATGGTCAACGGACCCGACCAGATCTTCGTCGAACGCGCCGGCCGGGTCGAACAGCTCCCGCTGCGCTTCGCCTCGCACGAGCAGCTGATGCAGACCATCGAGCGCATCGTCTCCACCGTCAACCGCCGTGTGGACGAGGCCAATCCGATGGTCGACGCGCGCCTGCCCAGCGGGGAGCGCGTCAACGTCATCATCCCGCCGCTCTCCCTGACCGGCGCCACCCTCACCATCCGCCGCTTCCCGCGCGCCTTCACCCTGCCCGAGATGATCGCGCTGGGCTCGCTGGACGAGCAGATGCTGCTCCTGCTGTCCGGGCTGGTCCAGTCGAAGATGAACGTGATCGTCTCCGGGGCCACCGGCACCGGCAAGACCACCCTCCTCAACGCCCTCTCCGGGCTGATCCCGGAGGGCGAACGCATCATCACCATCGAGGACTCCGCCGAACTCCAGCTCCAGCAGGCGCACGTGATCCGCCTCGAATCCCGCCCGGCGAACGTCGAGGGCAAGGGGCAGATCACCATCCGCGACCTCGTACGCAACTCCCTGCGCATGCGTCCCGACCGCATCATCGTCGGCGAGGTCCGCGGCGGCGAGACCCTCGACATGCTCCAGGCCATGTCCACCGGCCACGACGGCTCCCTCGCCACCGTCCACGCCAACAGCTCCGTCGAAGCCCTCACCCGCCTCCAGACCCTCGCCTCCATGTCGGAGATCGAGATCCCCTTCGAGGCGCTCCAGGACCAGATCAACAGCGCGGTCAACGTCATCGTCCAGCTCACCCGCTTCGGTGACGGCTCACGCCGCATCACCGAGATCTCCGTCCTCGAATCCCACGGCCGCGAGCCGTTCCGGATCACCACCGTCTGCCGGTTCCTGGCGCAGCCGATGGGCCGCGACGGGCGCGTCCAGGGCCACTTCGTCTACCACCCGCTGCCGCGCGGCGTCGCCGAACGCCTCTACCTGCACAACCAGCCCGTCCCGCAGGCCTTCGGCGTGGCCCCGCCCGACGCCTTCCACGACCCGCTCACCTCCCGGACCGTCCTGTGACCAACCTCGTCCTCCTGACCCTCGGCGCCACCCTGCTGGCGGGCCTGTTCGTGTCCCTCGGGGTGCACGCGTACGCCGCCGGCCTCGCGCAGCGCGCCGCCCTGGTCGAACGCCTCTCCGCGGAGGGCGTCCCCGAGCCGACGGGCCGGCGGCGCCGCTTCCAGGGCGTCGACCGGCGCCTGCGCGGGACCCGGTTCGGGCGTCGCATCGAGCTGAAGCTCGCGACGACCGGCCTCGACCTGACCCCGGGCGAGTTCTTCGTGTACATGCTGGCGGCCATCGCGGGCGTCTGGCTGGTCTGCGCCTCCCTGCTGGCGCCCTTCTTCGGGCCGGTGGCCGGCCTGATCGGCGTCTGGGCCGCCAACGCGTTCCTCAACTGGCAGCGGGCCCGGCGTACGGAGCGGTTCATCAACCAGCTCCCCGAGCTGGCCCGCATCCTCGCCAACGCCACCCAGGCCGGGCTGGCCCTGCGGACCGCCATCGGGATGGCGGCCGAGGAACTGGAGGCGCCGGCGGGGGAGGAACTGGCCCGGGTAGCGGACCGGCTCGCGGTCGGCCACTCCATCGAGGAGGCCCTCGGGGAGATCGTCGAGCGGCTCCCGTCGCGCGAGCTGGTCGTCCTGGTGTCCACCCTCGTCCTTTCGGCGCGGGCGGGCGGCGCGATCGTGGGGAGCCTGCGGAACCTGACCGTGACCCTCGAACAGCGCAAGGAAACGCGCAGGGAGATCCGTACGCAGCTCTCGCAGGTGACGGTGACGGCGTACCTGGTGCCGGCCATCGGACTCGGCTCGCTGCTGCTCGTCAACGCGATGATGCCGGGCGCCCTGGACCGGATGACCGGCGCGTTCGTCGGGCAGGTCGCGGTGATCGTCTCGCTCGGACTGTTCGCGCTGGGCTTCTTCCTGATCCGCCGGCTGTCGAAGATCGACGTGTGAGGGGGCGACCGACACCGTGAACGCGTACCTCCCCTTCCTCCTCGCCCTGGTCGCCGCCCTGTCCGTCTTCGGCATCCTGCACGGCGTCCGGCTCTACCGGGCCGACGTGAAACTCCCGAGCGACCTCGCCCTCGCCCTGGAGGTCGGCGCCACCCGCACCACCGCCGTCGGCTCCGTCGTCGACCGGCTCGGCATCCGCTGGGCGCCACTGGTGCTGCGGCTGATGGGGCCCAAGCAGGTGGCGCGCAAGCGCCGTCAGATCGACATGGCGGGCAACCCGGCCGGCCTCACCATCGACCGGTACGCGGCGCGGCGCGCGGTGTACGGGTTCCTGGGCGGATTCGGCGCGCTCGCCATGCTGTTGAACGGCCGGCTCGTGCCCGCCCTCCTCATGGTGGCCTTCGGGCTGTTCTGGATCGAGTTCGGCCTGTGGTCGGCGATCCGGGTCCGGCGCGACCACATCGAACGGATCCTGCCCGACTTCCTGGACGTGCTCGCGGTCGTCGTCAGCGCCGGGCTGGGCTTTCGGCAGGCGCTGGAGCGGGTCGCCGACAAGTACGACGGGCCGTGGTCGGACGAGATCCGGATCACCCTCCAGCAGATGGACATGGGCGTCAGCCGCCGCCAGGCCTTCGACGACCTGCGCCGGCGCAACGACTCCGAACAGGTCGCCCAGTTCGTCACCGCGCTCCAGCAGGGCGAGGAGCTGGGCTCGCCGATCGTGGACACCCTGATCGCCATCGCCGAGGACATGCGGCGCACCGATGCCCAGAACGCCCGCCGGCGCGCGGCGCGGGCCGTCCCGAAAGCCACGTTCGCGGTCACGATGTTCATGCTGCCGGGGACGCTGATCCTGCTGGTCTGCGGCTTCGTCTACGGGGCGAACGTGGACTTCGGCGCGCTGCTCGGGGGGTCGTGATGAGCATCCGCGTCCGCGTCCTGATCGCCGACGACGACCCGGTCGTCCGGGCGGGCCTGAGCGCCCTGCTGTCCGCTACGGAGGACCTCCGGGTGGTGGCGGAAGCAAGAGACGGCCGCGAGGCCTTGCGTCTGACCCGCCTCCACACTCCGGACGTGATCCTGCTGGACGTCCGCATGCCGGGCGTCGACGGCATCTCCGCCCTCCCGCACCTGGTCACCCTGGCCCCGGTCCTGATGCTGACCCACAGCCGCGACGCGGGCACCGTACGGGAGGCGCTGCTGCTGGGGGCGGGCGGCTATCTGGTCCACGGCGAGTTCACCGCCGACGACCTGATCCGCGCGGTCCGCGACGTCCGCGAGGGCCGCGCCCACTTCACGACGACGGCCGCGACGGCCCTCCTCGCGAACCTCCGCGCCTCTTCGCAACCGCAACGGACTGTGGCATCCTCGACGGAGCGGATGCACAACTCGATGACGTACGGCCTGAGTTCGCGGGAGGCGGAGATCATGGACCTGATCGCGTCCGGGATGAGCAACCAGCAGATCGCCGGAGCGTGCTTCATCAGCGAGAAGACGGTCAAGAACCACATCAACCGCATCTTCGCGAAGCTCCAGAGCGCCACCCGCAGCGAAGCGATAGCCCGCTGGCTCGGAACCGCCCGTCCGGAAGTGACCGGCCATGGCTGACCACCCCCCACAGTGGGTCCGCCTTTGGGCCCCGGGACCCTTGGTGACGACCCGTAACCCAACGTACCGTCCGCAAACCGACACCGCCCCCGGCCCGGGAGGAACCCCCCATGTCACACGACACGCTGCTGAAGGCATCGGTGGAGGCGAAGCTCCGCCTGACCGCGTGGACGGACACGGCGGTATCGCACCTCCGCAAGCGCCACGCCGCCCACGACAGAGGCCAGACCGCGTTCGAGTACCTGGGCATCATCCTGGTCGTGATCGTCATCATCGGAGCGATCGTCGGCTCGGGCATCGGGACCGAGATCACCACGAGGATCAAGAAGGCAGTGACGGACATCAAAGCCGGCTGATGGGGGCGCGGTTCACGTCTGACTCCAGCCGCGGGCAGGCCTTCCCCATCTACGTCGTGGTGGTGGCGGGTCTGCTCTTTGCTGCGCTGGCCCTGTTCGTCGTCGGCCAGGCCTCGGTGACGCGCAGCGACGCACAGGGCGCCGCCGACGCCGCGGCCTTGGCGGCGGCCAAGGACGTACGTGATCACCTGGCTCCCGGGGTCAATCTGGTGGACCTGGAGCCCGAGGGGTGGGGCGAGATCCTCAAGGGGAATCTGTTCGCTCCCGGCCGTGGATGCGCGCAGGCCGATGTCTTCGCGGGGAAGAACGGTGCGAAGGCGTCGTGCACGGTGGCAGGGCTCAGCGTCACCGTGGCCGTCGAGACGGAGCGGACGGTCGGCGATTCGGTCCTCCCCGGCACCGATGGCATGCACGGAACGGCCTCCGCCACGGCGGTGATCGAACCACGCTGTCACCTCGGGGCCCTCCCGCCGGGCGGGGGAACTCCGACGCCGACGCCGGTGGGCACGGCTCCGCCGACGGATGGTCCGACACCCAAGCCCGCCACGGTGACCATCGAGTGCAAGGGGGGCAAGGGGATCACGTTCGATCCTTCCAAGCCCGAACCGTGGCGCACAGTGGCGAGGGCGTTGTTCGATG
Coding sequences:
- the cpaB gene encoding Flp pilus assembly protein CpaB; the protein is MNSRQRRGVILLLLSVLCALAAFGGVLVVIGDVNSKVGSEVVAYRVKGDIAPYSPLTAGQFEQVTVPKRWLSETAVTDLGALQGKIALTTLKKGSLLQSDMVVDKPQLQAGEQEIAIMVDAETGVAGKITSGAKVNIIATFKGAKETDPARSVIIVPNARVLGVGKLTSLEKDGNKQGPAEVVPITFALNTKDTQRVAYAESFAVHVRLALVAPGTESAPGPSERTYTLDGDK
- a CDS encoding type II secretion system F family protein: MTNLVLLTLGATLLAGLFVSLGVHAYAAGLAQRAALVERLSAEGVPEPTGRRRRFQGVDRRLRGTRFGRRIELKLATTGLDLTPGEFFVYMLAAIAGVWLVCASLLAPFFGPVAGLIGVWAANAFLNWQRARRTERFINQLPELARILANATQAGLALRTAIGMAAEELEAPAGEELARVADRLAVGHSIEEALGEIVERLPSRELVVLVSTLVLSARAGGAIVGSLRNLTVTLEQRKETRREIRTQLSQVTVTAYLVPAIGLGSLLLVNAMMPGALDRMTGAFVGQVAVIVSLGLFALGFFLIRRLSKIDV
- a CDS encoding AAA family ATPase — translated: MTTRILPAAADPDAARAIVALIGQLPDAEPAAPVPDSTSLLDTLARLAAASVDELPEVVLVHERIGPVPALELIREVALRFPAVGVVLLSSEAGPGLFSAAMDSGARGLIGLPLGYEELAARVQAAAQWAVGVRRHLGGGVRVPTGPGGRVVTVTGAKGGVGTTFTAVQFALAAAAAGRRTALVDLDLQAGDVGSYLDVQFRRSIADLAGIQDISPRVLQDAVYDDRTGLALLLAPADGERGEEVDERAARQVIGALRARYELVVIDCGTVVTGANATAVELADVAVMVTTPDVVAVRAAKRMVRMWERLQVRKAEETTMVVNRWSKHTEIQPALIQKITRTRPTRTPVPAAFKELQAVVDAGRVQDLDNRSTVKQALWTLAGELGLLTAPGEAAAIPDQGALAPAPTPVGRSGGAALAVRAAGPVARLRRGREG
- a CDS encoding glycosyl hydrolase family 18 protein; the encoded protein is MNRIRSLALLGAAALAAGGLSALATGTAQAADVNVARNAGFESGLANWSCSGGSGAVVASPVFAGAGALKATPAGSDNARCSQTVTVKPNSTYTLSAQVQGSYVYLGATGTGTQDVSTWTPGSGSGWQKLSTTFTTGANTTQVTVHTHGWYGQPAYVVDEFSVFGPDGGGGTDPGPSVPGAPAGAAVSGQSANGLTLSWNAVSGAAGYHVYRDGTRVQTVSGTSTPITGLSPSTSYSFQVSAYNAAGEGPRSAPVTGTTTGGGDPNPNPSVPKHALTGYWQNFNNGATVQKLSDVSAQYDIIAVSFADATTTPGAIAFNLDSAGLGGYTVAQFKADIAAKKAAGKSVILSIGGEKGTITVNDSASANNLANSAWALMQEYGFTGIDIDLENGLNPTYMTQALRALSAKAGPSLVITMAPQTIDMQSTQGGYFKTALNIKDILTVVNMQYYNSGSMNGCDGKVYSQGSVDFLTALACIQLEGGLDPSQVGIGVPASPSGAGSGYVSPTIVNNALDCLARGTNCGSFKPSKTYPGLRGAMTWSTNWDAKAGSTWSNTVGPKVHGLP
- a CDS encoding TadE/TadG family type IV pilus assembly protein — protein: MRTPRTRSDRGQVALEYIGFVPILLFVALCGIQLGWVAYVHEQADTAARTAARVEARKGTGGEAAGKAAVRGGLTAKVVVTKDDDAVTANVSITINSIIPGLNPEPAKATAVMPNDDPKGP
- a CDS encoding TadE/TadG family type IV pilus assembly protein — its product is MPVRRDRRSDRGQVAVEFVGMVPLILLLVAAVWECVLIGYAFSLVGNAADEAARAGAVKDDGACVAAAGEHIGSAWGMAVDCGQAGDVYKATVTVRIPVLFPGLNFGELDGTAGAAMEREE
- a CDS encoding CpaF family protein, which codes for MSLRSRVTTPDDSRGPREDGRLVSSYRAKLLEEIDLAEMSALAPAERRARLERVLGHIISREGPVLSTVERAQLIRRVVDEALGLGVLEPLLEDASISEIMVNGPDQIFVERAGRVEQLPLRFASHEQLMQTIERIVSTVNRRVDEANPMVDARLPSGERVNVIIPPLSLTGATLTIRRFPRAFTLPEMIALGSLDEQMLLLLSGLVQSKMNVIVSGATGTGKTTLLNALSGLIPEGERIITIEDSAELQLQQAHVIRLESRPANVEGKGQITIRDLVRNSLRMRPDRIIVGEVRGGETLDMLQAMSTGHDGSLATVHANSSVEALTRLQTLASMSEIEIPFEALQDQINSAVNVIVQLTRFGDGSRRITEISVLESHGREPFRITTVCRFLAQPMGRDGRVQGHFVYHPLPRGVAERLYLHNQPVPQAFGVAPPDAFHDPLTSRTVL
- a CDS encoding M14 family metallopeptidase; amino-acid sequence: MRLHTRRRAAVTAALLALALGAPAYGMSATAAPPPTPSTATQDEALGQYEIHGPATPAERSALTRTGVSIDEVDAHSVVVTADPAQAKALRALGYRLNALPGPPDRSERGIAASPNDFPSADSRYHNYAEANAEIDQRIAQYPGIMSKRVIGKSYQGRDLVAIKISDNVATDEAEPEVLFTAHQHAREHLTVEMALYLLKELGSKYGAESRVTNMVNAREIWIIPDLNPDGGEYDIATGSYRSWRKNRQPNAGSSYVGTDENRNWNYKWGCCGGSSGSKGSETYRGPAAESAPEVKAVSDFVRGRVVGGKQQIKAAIDFHTYSELVLWPFGWTYNDTAPGLTADDLAAFKKVGTSMAASNGYTPEQSSDLYITDGTIDDWLWGDQKIFGYTFEMYPAGSGGGGFYPPDEVIDRETSRNKEAVLQLLENADCMYRSIGKEAQYCS
- a CDS encoding RidA family protein codes for the protein MSEKTAVTPDTHTVPPARFSHGVRKGNILQVAGQVGFLPHVDGQPPTTAGPTLREQTLQTLENVRAVLEAGGAGWDDVMMLRVYLTDTGHFAEMNEIYNAYFDEQGLKEAPAARTTVYVGLPAGLLIEIDALAVLG